From one Rubrobacter xylanophilus genomic stretch:
- a CDS encoding manganese catalase family protein: protein MYLRVDRLQVELPMPSEPDPDAAANVQELLGGRFGEMSTLMNYTYQSFNFRGRKKVKPFYDLIANIATEELGHIELVAATINGLLTGASGGEEVTDAPLKGLKGKGIPHHYINSGLGALATNSLGKGWNGEYVFNSGDLVLDLLHNFFLENGARMAKIRVYESTDHPIARQMLGYLFVRGGVHALAYAKALEELTGVDVKKMLPIPKIPDSAFKEAKQFTDKGMHGKLYRFSPDDFKDISAIWSGEHPIDGTPLEVVDGLPESAGGPADPPEDKAVSSPGLHPEELQEIAQRLISRM, encoded by the coding sequence GTGTACCTGAGGGTTGACAGGCTTCAGGTCGAGCTACCGATGCCGAGCGAGCCGGATCCGGACGCGGCGGCCAACGTACAGGAGCTGCTGGGTGGGCGTTTCGGGGAGATGTCCACCCTGATGAACTACACCTACCAGTCGTTCAACTTCCGGGGGCGCAAGAAGGTCAAGCCCTTCTACGACCTCATCGCCAACATCGCCACCGAGGAGCTCGGGCACATAGAGCTGGTGGCTGCGACCATCAACGGGCTGCTCACCGGGGCCTCCGGGGGTGAGGAGGTCACCGACGCCCCGCTCAAGGGTCTCAAGGGCAAGGGCATTCCGCACCACTACATAAACAGCGGCCTCGGGGCGCTCGCCACGAACTCCTTGGGCAAGGGCTGGAACGGTGAGTACGTCTTCAACTCCGGGGATCTCGTGCTCGACCTCCTGCACAACTTCTTCCTGGAGAACGGGGCCAGGATGGCCAAGATCCGGGTGTACGAGTCCACCGACCACCCGATCGCCCGGCAGATGCTCGGCTACCTCTTCGTCCGCGGCGGCGTCCACGCCCTGGCCTACGCCAAGGCGCTGGAGGAGCTCACCGGGGTCGACGTCAAGAAGATGCTGCCGATCCCCAAGATCCCGGACTCGGCCTTCAAGGAGGCCAAGCAGTTCACCGACAAGGGGATGCACGGCAAGCTCTACCGCTTCAGCCCGGACGACTTCAAGGACATCTCCGCCATCTGGAGTGGCGAGCACCCGATAGACGGGACCCCGCTCGAGGTGGTGGACGGCCTGCCCGAGAGCGCCGGTGGTCCGGCCGATCCGCCGGAGGACAAGGCCGTCTCCTCGCCGGGTCTCCACCCGGAGGAGCTGCAGGAGATCGCCCAGCGTCTCATAAGCCGGATGTAG
- a CDS encoding OsmC family protein, which yields MNVRRLQRPLKERYRREPGSSRVTLRARGSEADTPLSCSVDIGRAVYEAGAHTGVGGTGSAACSGDLLLGALAACAQITCQMVASAMEIPTRSIEAVAEGDLDLAGTLGLSEEVPVGFQEIRLTLNVDAPEASEEQLEGLKEKTERYCVVMQTLKGAPRLSVAWETG from the coding sequence ATGAACGTGCGCCGGCTGCAGAGACCGCTCAAGGAGAGATACCGCCGGGAGCCCGGCTCCTCGCGGGTGACGCTCCGGGCCCGGGGCAGCGAAGCCGACACCCCGCTCTCCTGCTCGGTGGATATCGGTCGGGCCGTCTACGAGGCCGGGGCCCACACCGGCGTGGGCGGCACGGGGAGCGCCGCCTGCTCGGGCGATCTGCTGCTCGGCGCGCTCGCCGCCTGCGCACAGATCACCTGCCAGATGGTGGCCTCCGCGATGGAGATCCCCACGCGAAGCATAGAGGCGGTCGCCGAGGGTGACCTGGACCTCGCCGGGACCCTCGGCCTCTCCGAGGAGGTTCCGGTGGGCTTCCAGGAGATACGGCTCACCCTGAACGTGGACGCCCCGGAGGCCAGCGAGGAACAGCTGGAGGGCCTGAAGGAGAAGACGGAGCGGTACTGCGTGGTTATGCAGACCCTCAAGGGCGCACCCCGGCTCTCCGTAGCCTGGGAGACCGGCTAG
- the egtD gene encoding L-histidine N(alpha)-methyltransferase, translating into MTPGRLEIFHCGGCPLSTSRMADDVRRGLSSAPKDLSPWPKYLYDGEGSHLFEEITRLPEYYQTRAEASILRRRAEEIVVRTGCRELVELGSGAAGEKTLLLLDALTAHNGGCAGYAPLDVSEDVLRKSGERLLREYPGLTVRGFVGDFEEPPERLLAEGPGAPRLVAFLGGTIGNLTPRRRRRFLGGLVRGFRRGDALLVGVDLVKDARTLEAAYNDRAGITARFNKNLLRVINDRLGGGFDPDLFEHRAPYVARDSRIEMWLLSRTAQRIPVKNLGLTISFAPGEGMRTEISTKFTSASARRMLEETGLRIAGFYTDEARLFGLLLAVQP; encoded by the coding sequence TTGACCCCCGGCAGGCTGGAGATCTTCCACTGCGGGGGGTGCCCCCTCTCCACGTCCCGGATGGCGGACGACGTTCGCCGGGGTCTCTCCTCCGCCCCCAAGGACCTCTCCCCGTGGCCCAAGTACCTCTACGACGGCGAGGGCTCGCACCTCTTCGAAGAGATCACCCGCCTTCCGGAGTACTACCAGACCCGCGCCGAGGCCTCGATCCTCCGCCGGAGGGCGGAGGAGATCGTGGTCCGCACCGGTTGCCGGGAGCTCGTAGAGCTGGGCTCCGGAGCAGCGGGTGAGAAGACCCTCCTGCTCCTCGACGCCCTCACCGCCCACAACGGCGGATGTGCCGGCTACGCGCCGCTGGACGTCAGCGAGGACGTCCTGAGGAAGAGCGGCGAGCGGCTGCTCCGCGAGTATCCCGGCCTGACGGTTCGGGGCTTCGTGGGCGATTTCGAGGAGCCCCCGGAACGGCTGCTCGCCGAAGGCCCCGGGGCACCCCGCCTCGTGGCCTTTCTGGGCGGCACGATAGGCAACCTCACTCCCCGCCGGCGCCGGCGCTTTCTGGGCGGCCTGGTGAGGGGCTTCAGACGGGGGGACGCCCTGCTGGTGGGCGTGGACCTGGTGAAGGACGCGAGGACCCTGGAGGCCGCCTACAACGACCGGGCCGGGATCACCGCCCGGTTCAACAAGAACCTCCTGCGGGTCATAAACGACCGCCTGGGAGGAGGCTTCGATCCCGACCTCTTCGAGCATCGGGCACCGTACGTGGCGAGAGACTCCAGAATAGAGATGTGGCTCCTCTCCCGCACGGCCCAGAGGATCCCGGTAAAGAACCTGGGGCTCACGATCTCCTTTGCCCCGGGCGAGGGGATGCGCACGGAGATCAGCACGAAGTTCACCTCCGCCTCGGCCCGGCGGATGCTGGAGGAGACCGGACTGCGGATCGCCGGTTTTTACACGGACGAGGCCCGCCTCTTCGGGCTCCTGCTCGCCGTCCAGCCGTAG
- the egtC gene encoding ergothioneine biosynthesis protein EgtC codes for MAAYVGERPVPLSALTLEPEHSLLVQSYAPREMQSGVVNADGFGAGWYAPEVDVEPAVYRSTRPIWADRSFASIAPRVLSPAVFAAVRSATPGLPAEESGVPPFASGRYLFMHNGAVQDFRRSAMRRLRDALSDESYAGLLGVSDSETIFACLLDRLRDSPEAPAGALRRTVAHLFRICAELGVEATLNLGVTDGATMAFTRCSTSGPGNSLYFLEDAGAFRGGVAVASEPLDETPGWREVPDRHLLSTDRSGGVTLEPLNPSGAEAPS; via the coding sequence ATGGCCGCCTACGTCGGGGAGCGCCCCGTCCCCCTCTCCGCCCTGACGCTGGAGCCTGAGCACTCGTTGCTGGTGCAAAGCTACGCCCCGCGCGAGATGCAAAGCGGCGTGGTGAACGCCGACGGCTTCGGGGCCGGGTGGTACGCGCCGGAGGTGGACGTAGAACCCGCCGTCTACCGCTCGACGCGCCCCATCTGGGCCGACCGGAGCTTCGCGAGCATTGCGCCGCGGGTCCTGAGCCCGGCCGTCTTCGCCGCGGTCCGCAGCGCCACGCCGGGGCTCCCGGCCGAGGAGAGCGGGGTACCCCCCTTCGCCTCGGGACGCTACCTGTTCATGCACAACGGGGCGGTGCAGGACTTCCGGCGCTCGGCCATGCGCCGGCTGCGGGACGCTCTGAGCGACGAGTCCTACGCCGGGCTCCTCGGGGTCTCGGACTCGGAGACGATCTTCGCCTGCCTGCTGGACCGCCTGCGGGACTCTCCGGAAGCCCCCGCCGGTGCCCTGCGCAGGACGGTGGCCCACCTTTTCCGGATCTGCGCGGAGCTCGGGGTCGAGGCCACGCTCAACCTGGGCGTCACCGACGGCGCGACGATGGCCTTCACCCGCTGCTCGACGTCGGGTCCGGGCAACTCGCTGTACTTCCTGGAGGACGCCGGCGCCTTCCGGGGAGGAGTCGCGGTGGCCTCGGAGCCACTCGACGAGACCCCCGGCTGGCGCGAGGTGCCCGACCGGCACCTCCTCTCAACCGACCGCTCCGGCGGCGTGACGCTCGAGCCACTGAACCCCTCGGGCGCGGAGGCTCCCTCTTGA